One window of the Anolis sagrei isolate rAnoSag1 chromosome 5, rAnoSag1.mat, whole genome shotgun sequence genome contains the following:
- the LDHB gene encoding L-lactate dehydrogenase B chain — translation MASLKDKLITPIAQPATQPINKVTIVGVGQVGMACAISVLEKGLCDELALVDVLEDKLKGEMMDLQHGSLFLKTHKIIAGKDYAVTSNSKVVVVTAGVRQQEGESRLDLVQRNVNVFKFIIPQVVKYSPDCIILVVSNPVDILTYVTWKLSGLPKHRVIGSGCNLDSARFRFLMGEKLGIHPSSCHGWILGEHGDSSVAVWSGVNVAGVSLQELNPAMGTDQDPEGWRQVHKQVVDSAYEVIKLKGYTNWAIGLSVADLLETIMKNLCRVHPVSTMVKGMYGIENEVFLSLPCVLGSVGLTSVINQKLKDSEVAQLQQSATTLWNVQKDLKDL, via the exons ATGGCTTCCCTCAAGGACAAGCTCATTACGCCTATTGCCCAGCCGGCAACCCAGCCCATCAACAAGGTGACCATCGTGGGAGTTGGCCAAGTTGGGATGGCCTGTGCCATCAGCGTCCTGGAAAAG GGTCTCTGCGATGAACTTGCCCTGGTGGATGTCCTGGAAGACAAGCTGAAAGGGGAAATGATGGATCTGCAGCATGGAAGCTTATTTCTTAAAACGCACAAGATCATAGCAGGCAAAG ATTACGCTGTCACTTCTAATTCTAAGGTGGTCGTGGTCACCGCTGGTGTCCGTCAGCAGGAAGGGGAAAGCCGCCTTGATCTCGTCCAGAGGAACGTGAATGTCTTCAAGTTCATCATCCCGCAGGTGGTGAAGTACAGTCCAGACTGCATCATCTTGGTTGTTTCGAACCCAG TGGATATCCTGACCTATGTTACATGGAAACTGAGTGGACTCCCGAAGCATCGCGTCATTGGCAGCGGCTGCAACCTTGACTCTGCGCGATTTCGCTTCCTGATGGGGGAAAAGTTGGGCATCCACCCCAGCAGCTGTCATGGTTGGATCTTGGGGGAACATGGCGATTCCAGTG TGGCTGTTTGGAGTGGTGTCAACGTGGCTGGGGTCTCCCTCCAGGAGCTAAACCCTGCGATGGGAACTGACCAGGACCCAGAAGGCTGGAGACAGGTCCACAAGCAGGTGGTTGACAG TGCCTATGAAGTGATCAAACTGAAGGGTTATACCAACTGGGCCATCGGCTTAAGTGTTGCCGACCTGCTAGAAACCATCATGAAGAACCTTTGCCGAGTTCATCCAGTGTCCACCATGGTCAAG GGGATGTATGGCATTGAAAACGAAGTGTTCCTGAGCCTTCCTTGCGTCTTGGGGTCTGTTGGCTTGACCAGTGTGATCAACCAAAAGCTGAAGGACAGTGAGGTGGCCCAGCTCCAGCAGAGCGCCACCACGTTGTGGAACGTCCAGAAGGACCTCAAAGACCTGTAG